A window of the Eleutherodactylus coqui strain aEleCoq1 chromosome 8, aEleCoq1.hap1, whole genome shotgun sequence genome harbors these coding sequences:
- the LOC136577718 gene encoding olfactory receptor 13C9-like: protein MHLKNETILREFVLLGLSSDPKTQVALFIVFTSVYAVILIGNFLIIVLVLTDANLHTPMYFFLSNLSFLDLCFSTSTLPRMLRDLLSINKVISYSECAAQMYIALSLGQSECVLLAVMAYDRYVAICYPLHYTTIMSKKVCIRLAIGTWMCGFFMSASLVTLTFNIDMCGHNVINHFACEVTAVLSLGCGNITLVELIIYIVDIIILPMPVIFIVMSYVNIIQNILKIASSSGRRKAFSTCGSHMMVVAIFYGSVMASYMKPRSSSLPGTDKVITVFYAIVTPMLNPMIYTLRNNDVKVAFLKLLTK from the coding sequence ATGCATTTGAAAAATGAGACCATACTCAGAGAATTTGTTCTTCTTGGACTTTCCAGTGACCCAAAGACACAAGTTGCACTTTTCATTGTCTTTACATCAGTGTATGCAGTTATTTTGATTGGAAACTTTCTCATCATTGTTCTAGTCCTGACAGATGCCAACCTTCACACTCCTATGTATTTCTTCCTTTCCAACCTGTCTTTTCTGGATCTGTGTTTTTCTACTTCCACTCTACCGAGAATGTTGAGGGATTTATTGTCAATAAATAAAGTCATCTCTTATAGTGAATGTGCAGCACAAATGTACATTGCCCTGTCTTTAGGTCAAAGTGAATGTGTTCTGCTTGCTGTTATGGCCTATGATCGTTATGTGGCTATATGTTATCCACTCCATTACACCACCATTATGAGTAAGAAGGTCTGTATTAGACTGGCAATTGGTACATGGATGTGTGGATTCTTTATGTCTGCTTCCCTTGTAACTCTCACATTTAATATTGACATGTGTGGACACAATGTAATAAATCACTTTGCATGTGAAGTGACAGCAGTTCTGTCACTGGGTTGTGGGAACATTACACTTGTGGAATTAATAATTTACATTGTTGACATAATTATTCTCCCGATGCCTGTAATCTTTATTGTAATGTCTTATGTTAATATCATTCAAAATATCTTAAAAATTGCATCATCATCTGGGCGGAGGAAGGCTTTTTCCACGTGTGGATCTCATATGATGGTTGTGGCAATCTTTTATGGATCAGTAATGGCTTCCTACATGAAACCTAGATCGAGTTCCCTACCTGGCACTGATAAAGTGATTACTGTATTTTATGCAATTGTCACACCAATGTTAAATCCCATGATTTATACACTGAGAAACAATGATGTGAAAGTTGCATTTCTAAAACTGTTAACAAAATGA